From a single Chitinophaga sp. Cy-1792 genomic region:
- a CDS encoding glycoside hydrolase family 125 protein, translated as MVARRDFLKNSALLAGAASLGLPKTVFGWDGYTGQRPPVAQRKFTSEAVEKTIVTVKKQIADNKLAWMFENCFPNTLDTTVNYKVIDGKPDTFVITGDINAMWLRDSSAQVWPYLALVKDDKKLQQLIQGVIHRQAKCILIDPYANAFNDGPTGSEWEKDLTDMKPELHERKWEIDSLCYPVRLAYHYWKNSGDDTVFDEQYKKSAHLIVRTFKEQQRKEGKGPYKFQRVTAWQSDTVPNAGWGSPMLPVGLIVSIFRPSDDATVFPFLIPSNMFAVVSLRQLAEISEVVYKDETFAKECRSMADEVDRAIKAYAIVEHPKLGNMYGFEVDGYGNRLFIDDTNVPSLLSIPYLGYTTAEDPLYQASRHFVWSTFHPWYYQGKFGDGIGSPHTGENYIWPMSIIMKALTSHDKEEIAACIKTLRNTDGNTGFIHESYQKDDPTKYTRKWFAWANTLFGELILKVSNEYPELLKRQYSI; from the coding sequence ATGGTTGCAAGGAGAGATTTTCTAAAAAACAGTGCCCTGCTGGCAGGAGCTGCAAGTTTAGGATTACCGAAAACAGTGTTTGGATGGGATGGTTATACCGGGCAGCGTCCACCAGTGGCGCAGCGTAAGTTTACCAGCGAAGCGGTAGAAAAAACAATAGTAACAGTAAAGAAACAGATTGCCGACAACAAGCTTGCCTGGATGTTTGAGAACTGTTTTCCAAACACCCTGGACACAACTGTTAACTACAAAGTAATTGACGGAAAACCAGATACATTCGTTATCACCGGGGATATCAACGCTATGTGGCTGCGCGATTCTTCTGCACAGGTATGGCCATACCTGGCGCTGGTGAAAGACGATAAAAAATTACAGCAGCTGATCCAGGGCGTTATTCATCGCCAGGCTAAATGCATCCTGATAGATCCTTATGCCAATGCCTTCAATGACGGTCCTACCGGCAGCGAGTGGGAAAAAGATCTGACAGATATGAAACCTGAACTGCATGAGCGTAAATGGGAAATCGATTCACTTTGCTATCCGGTACGTCTGGCATATCATTACTGGAAAAACTCCGGTGACGATACTGTATTTGACGAGCAATATAAAAAATCAGCGCACCTGATCGTGAGAACGTTTAAGGAGCAGCAACGTAAAGAAGGCAAAGGGCCGTATAAATTCCAGCGTGTTACTGCCTGGCAGTCGGACACCGTTCCTAATGCAGGCTGGGGCTCACCTATGCTGCCTGTTGGACTGATCGTATCCATATTCAGGCCTTCTGATGATGCCACCGTATTTCCATTCCTGATCCCTTCCAATATGTTTGCCGTGGTATCACTGCGTCAGCTGGCTGAGATCAGTGAAGTTGTTTATAAAGATGAGACTTTCGCGAAGGAATGCCGCAGTATGGCTGATGAGGTAGACCGCGCCATTAAAGCCTATGCGATCGTTGAGCATCCGAAATTAGGTAACATGTATGGTTTTGAGGTAGATGGCTACGGAAATCGTTTATTCATTGACGATACCAACGTACCTAGTCTGCTCTCTATTCCATACCTGGGCTACACCACTGCTGAAGACCCGCTGTACCAGGCTTCCCGCCACTTTGTATGGAGTACGTTCCATCCATGGTATTATCAGGGTAAGTTCGGAGACGGTATTGGTAGTCCGCATACCGGAGAAAACTATATCTGGCCAATGAGTATCATCATGAAAGCATTGACCAGTCATGATAAGGAAGAAATTGCAGCCTGTATCAAAACACTGCGTAATACAGATGGTAATACAGGATTTATTCATGAATCTTACCAGAAGGATGATCCTACAAAGTATACCCGTAAATGGTTTGCATGGGCTAATACCCTGTTCGGGGAGCTGATCCTGAAAGTAAGCAATGAATATCCTGAGTTGCTGAAGCGACAGTATTCTATCTGA
- a CDS encoding methylmalonyl-CoA mutase family protein, with product MSYTPKNKVRIVTAAALFDGHDAAINIMRRIMQAKGAEVIHLGHNRSAAEIVDCAIQEDAQGIAVTSYQGGHVEFFKYMYDLLKEKGCGHIKIFGGGGGTILPSELDELHAYGIARLYSPDDGRQMGLEGMIEDLINKCDVPVTPLPEGKGGEDTAQLRKDKNAKLIARAISLAENDMPVALLNGRKARTAVTVDNEGTSLTTQASAEGLPVLGITGTGGAGKSSVTDELVRRFLNAYTDKTIAVISVDPSKKKTGGALLGDRIRMNSIHHPRAYMRSLATRESDKAISEHIQEAIDICKTAAFDFIILETSGIGQSDTAITDYCDVSLYVMTPEYGAASQLEKINMLDYADVIAINKFDKAGALDALHDVRKQYKRNHNLWTAKDEELPVVGSIASQFNDAGINLLFERVMEKVQEKTGVAFGEISHESLKSTTTKSQIIPPARVRYLAEIAESIDDYSKWVDEQCKLASQLYQLQGVMKLQLEPQQLNTLNDIKAHLEKEINPECLKLIEGWPAIVKQYTADFYEFKVRDKVIKLPLFTESLSHSRIPKVSLPKYSDWGDILRWQLTENLPGEFPYAAGVFPLKREGEDPTRMFAGEGGPERTNKRFHYVSLDQPAKRLSTAFDSVTLYGEDPAVRPDIYGKIGNSGVSIATVDDAKKLYSGFDLCDPKTSVSMTINGPAPILLAFFMNAAIDQQCEKYIKENGLTEKVQAIIKDKFKDHPLPHYSGDLPAGNDGLGLALLGISGEEVLDKDVYAKIKAHALSTVRGTVQADILKEDQAQNTCIFSTEFALKLMGDVQEYFIDQKVRNFYSVSISGYHIAEAGANPITQLAFTLANGFTYVEYYLSRGMNIDDFAPNLSFFFSNGMDPEYAVIGRVARRIWAKAIKYKYKGNDRSQKLKYHIQTSGRSLHAQEIDFNDIRTTLQALYAIYDNCNSLHTNAYDEAITTPTEESVRRAMAIQLIINRELGTAKNENPIQGSFFIEELTDLVEEAVLAEFHRITERGGVLGAMERMYQRNKIQEESLYYESLKHTGEYPIVGVNTFLNKNGSPTVIPAEVIRSTTEEKQFQIHTLETFQHRHAAKRAAALQHLKQVAVNNGNLFDELMETVKHCSLGEITHALYEVGGQYRRNM from the coding sequence ATGTCGTATACACCAAAAAACAAGGTTCGCATAGTAACGGCCGCCGCGCTATTTGATGGTCATGATGCTGCAATCAACATCATGCGTCGTATAATGCAGGCAAAGGGAGCGGAAGTTATTCATCTCGGCCATAACAGGTCTGCTGCAGAAATTGTGGACTGTGCCATCCAGGAAGATGCACAGGGGATTGCTGTCACCTCTTACCAGGGGGGACACGTGGAGTTCTTTAAGTACATGTATGACTTATTGAAAGAGAAAGGATGTGGCCATATCAAGATCTTTGGCGGTGGAGGAGGAACGATCCTGCCTTCCGAACTGGATGAACTGCATGCCTATGGTATCGCGCGACTTTATTCTCCTGATGATGGCCGCCAGATGGGCCTGGAAGGGATGATCGAAGACCTGATCAATAAGTGTGATGTACCGGTAACACCGCTGCCGGAAGGCAAAGGCGGTGAAGATACCGCCCAGCTCAGAAAAGATAAAAATGCTAAACTTATAGCAAGAGCCATCAGTTTAGCAGAAAACGATATGCCGGTGGCATTGCTCAACGGAAGAAAAGCCCGTACAGCCGTTACCGTTGATAATGAGGGTACTTCCCTTACTACGCAGGCATCTGCCGAAGGCTTACCTGTACTGGGTATCACTGGTACCGGTGGTGCAGGTAAAAGTAGTGTTACCGATGAACTGGTTCGTCGTTTCCTCAATGCCTACACCGATAAAACTATCGCAGTAATTTCTGTGGACCCTTCCAAAAAGAAAACAGGAGGTGCTCTCCTCGGCGATCGTATCCGCATGAACAGCATACACCATCCACGTGCCTACATGCGCTCACTCGCTACCAGAGAAAGTGATAAAGCGATCAGTGAGCATATCCAGGAAGCCATTGATATCTGTAAAACTGCCGCGTTTGACTTTATCATACTGGAAACATCCGGTATCGGCCAAAGCGACACCGCTATCACCGACTACTGCGATGTATCCCTGTATGTGATGACGCCGGAATACGGTGCGGCCTCTCAGCTGGAAAAGATTAACATGCTGGATTATGCAGATGTAATCGCCATCAACAAATTTGATAAAGCCGGCGCACTCGATGCATTGCACGATGTTCGCAAGCAATATAAACGTAACCACAACCTCTGGACAGCCAAAGACGAAGAGCTGCCGGTAGTTGGCAGTATTGCGTCGCAGTTCAATGATGCAGGCATCAACCTGCTGTTTGAGCGCGTAATGGAGAAAGTACAGGAGAAAACAGGTGTTGCCTTTGGTGAAATCAGCCATGAGAGCCTGAAATCTACTACTACCAAATCTCAGATCATTCCGCCGGCACGTGTGCGTTACCTGGCAGAAATTGCCGAAAGCATTGATGATTACAGCAAATGGGTAGATGAACAGTGTAAGCTGGCATCCCAGCTGTATCAGCTGCAGGGCGTCATGAAACTGCAACTGGAACCACAGCAGCTCAATACCCTGAACGATATCAAAGCACACCTGGAAAAGGAAATCAATCCAGAATGCCTTAAACTCATTGAAGGATGGCCTGCTATTGTAAAACAGTATACGGCAGACTTCTACGAATTTAAAGTGCGTGATAAAGTCATCAAGTTGCCTTTGTTCACTGAGAGTCTGAGCCATAGCCGGATTCCTAAGGTTAGTCTGCCTAAATACAGCGACTGGGGCGATATCCTTCGCTGGCAGCTGACAGAAAACTTACCGGGTGAATTCCCTTATGCAGCAGGTGTATTCCCGCTGAAGCGCGAAGGAGAAGATCCTACCCGTATGTTTGCAGGAGAAGGTGGTCCGGAAAGAACGAATAAACGTTTCCACTATGTATCGCTGGACCAGCCGGCAAAACGACTGTCTACCGCGTTCGACAGCGTTACCCTGTATGGGGAAGATCCTGCGGTGCGTCCGGATATCTACGGGAAAATCGGTAACTCCGGTGTGAGCATTGCTACTGTTGATGATGCCAAAAAGCTGTACAGTGGTTTTGATCTCTGTGATCCGAAAACCTCTGTATCCATGACGATCAACGGTCCGGCGCCTATACTGCTGGCCTTCTTCATGAATGCGGCTATCGATCAGCAGTGTGAAAAATATATCAAAGAAAATGGTCTTACTGAAAAGGTACAGGCCATCATAAAAGATAAATTCAAGGACCATCCTCTGCCACATTACAGCGGCGACCTGCCGGCAGGTAATGATGGCCTGGGACTTGCCTTGCTGGGTATTTCCGGTGAAGAAGTGCTGGACAAGGACGTATATGCGAAGATCAAAGCACATGCATTGAGTACGGTGAGAGGCACTGTGCAGGCAGATATCCTGAAAGAAGACCAGGCACAGAATACCTGTATCTTCTCTACAGAATTTGCATTGAAATTGATGGGAGATGTGCAGGAATACTTCATCGATCAGAAGGTGAGAAACTTCTATTCCGTAAGTATTTCCGGTTACCATATTGCGGAAGCGGGCGCTAATCCTATTACACAGCTGGCCTTTACGCTGGCCAACGGTTTCACCTATGTTGAATACTACCTGAGCAGGGGTATGAACATCGATGATTTTGCACCGAACCTGTCGTTCTTCTTCAGCAATGGTATGGACCCTGAATATGCCGTGATTGGCCGTGTTGCCCGCCGTATCTGGGCCAAGGCTATCAAGTACAAATACAAGGGTAACGACCGTTCTCAGAAACTGAAGTATCATATACAGACCAGCGGCCGCAGTTTGCATGCACAGGAGATCGATTTTAACGATATCCGTACCACACTGCAGGCACTGTATGCGATCTATGACAACTGTAACTCCCTGCATACGAACGCTTATGATGAGGCTATTACCACGCCTACAGAAGAAAGCGTGCGCAGGGCAATGGCTATTCAGTTGATTATCAACAGAGAGCTGGGTACTGCTAAAAATGAGAACCCGATTCAGGGTTCCTTCTTTATCGAGGAACTGACAGACCTCGTAGAAGAGGCCGTACTGGCTGAATTCCATCGCATTACAGAGCGCGGTGGCGTATTGGGTGCGATGGAAAGAATGTACCAGCGTAATAAAATCCAGGAAGAAAGCCTGTATTATGAATCACTGAAGCATACCGGCGAATATCCGATCGTTGGTGTGAACACCTTCCTGAATAAGAATGGTTCTCCTACTGTGATTCCTGCGGAGGTAATCCGTTCTACCACAGAGGAAAAGCAATTCCAGATACATACCCTGGAAACCTTCCAGCACCGCCATGCGGCAAAGAGAGCGGCAGCATTACAGCACCTGAAACAGGTAGCAGTAAACAACGGTAACCTGTTTGATGAACTGATGGAAACCGTGAAGCATTGCTCGCTTGGGGAGATCACCCATGCCTTGTATGAGGTAGGAGGGCAGTACAGACGTAATATGTAA
- a CDS encoding NUDIX domain-containing protein, whose translation MSTKNINTHLIEIKDYFKVAISVDCVIFGFNNDELKVLLIESDLKEFKGRWSLLGDIVRSEEELDEAAYRVLKERTGLDNVYMEQVQTFGAIDRHPAGRVITVAYYSLVNIEHVELKSSNNELHWHSVKDIVDMAFDHKQILDTCHERLKQQVMVQPIGFNLLPKKFSLRELQNLYEAILDMELDRRNFRKKFLSMDLLMDLNEEEEDVPHRPAKLYKFNFDKYDQRKKRYLGIGF comes from the coding sequence ATGTCCACAAAGAACATCAATACGCACCTTATTGAGATAAAGGATTATTTCAAGGTCGCCATTTCTGTCGACTGCGTCATCTTTGGCTTCAACAATGATGAGTTGAAGGTATTACTGATAGAGTCGGATTTAAAGGAGTTCAAGGGGCGATGGTCGTTGCTGGGCGATATCGTGCGTTCTGAAGAGGAGCTGGACGAGGCGGCATACCGTGTTTTAAAGGAGCGTACCGGCCTGGACAATGTGTATATGGAGCAGGTGCAGACGTTTGGTGCGATAGATCGTCATCCGGCGGGCCGGGTTATAACGGTGGCTTATTATTCGCTGGTGAATATTGAGCATGTGGAGTTGAAGAGCAGTAACAATGAATTACACTGGCATAGTGTGAAAGATATTGTGGATATGGCCTTTGACCATAAACAGATTTTAGATACCTGCCATGAGCGGTTAAAGCAGCAGGTGATGGTACAACCTATCGGATTCAATTTGTTGCCCAAGAAGTTTTCCCTGCGGGAATTACAGAATCTTTATGAGGCTATCCTTGATATGGAACTGGATAGACGGAATTTCCGCAAGAAGTTTCTTTCCATGGATTTGCTGATGGACCTGAATGAAGAAGAGGAGGATGTTCCACATCGTCCGGCGAAGCTGTATAAATTCAATTTTGATAAGTACGATCAGCGGAAAAAGCGCTATTTGGGGATCGGTTTTTAA
- the ligA gene encoding NAD-dependent DNA ligase LigA, with translation MYTKDIEITLDQLAKKLLANHQQQQLLDSIDETLEALRRVITYNDWRYYVQSDPVLSDYEYDQLFAWLKKLEKENPDLISPDSPTQRVARGLTEDFPTVQHLVPMLSLENSYNADDLIDWDRKAREAAGLQEIDYCIEPKFDGASISLIYENDMLTRGATRGDGVAGEDITNNIKQIRTIPLSAKFSNYGIQQIEIRGEVLINKNTFKAFNEKRIAENLPPLANPRNAASGSLRMKDTAEVAKRGLEAFLYHMSYHTMETGKQEPAQLLTHSGTLDLLNTLGFRSPAKEKKVVKGVQAVIDYVLHFENERDNLPYEIDGMVIKVNDYALQDKLGMTTHHPRWAIAYKFKARQSTSKLRAVEFQVGRTGSITPVAKIDPVHIGGVTVSSISLFNEDVIREKDLKLGDTVLVERAGDVIPYIVKSNADMRDGSETEIVFPTHCPVCHDKLFKPEGESVWRCVNINCEAQVVERIIHFVSKDAMDIKSFGESNVRKFFTMHLLKDIPGIYQLDFDKIGTLEGFGKKSLSNLQTAIEQSKTQPIHRLIFGLGIRYVGETTAKTLANAVSNVMDLKNFTEEQILALEDIGPKVAGSILQFFSNEDNLHMLEKLASLGLNLENTKTASAGSGELAGQTFLFTGTLAKLKRSEAEEMVEQHGGKIVSGVSSKLNYLIVGEDAGSKLEKAKKINTIKILTEDEFLEMIK, from the coding sequence ATGTATACAAAAGATATAGAAATTACACTCGATCAGCTCGCCAAAAAACTGCTGGCCAATCACCAGCAACAGCAGCTGTTGGATTCCATTGATGAAACCCTGGAAGCTTTACGCCGCGTTATTACGTATAACGACTGGCGTTATTACGTACAAAGTGATCCTGTACTCAGCGACTATGAATACGACCAGCTGTTTGCATGGCTCAAAAAACTGGAAAAGGAAAATCCTGATCTGATTAGTCCGGATAGCCCTACCCAGCGCGTAGCACGCGGCCTCACAGAAGATTTCCCTACCGTTCAGCACCTCGTTCCCATGCTTAGCCTGGAGAACTCCTACAATGCTGATGACCTGATCGACTGGGACCGCAAAGCCCGCGAAGCCGCCGGATTACAGGAAATTGATTACTGCATCGAACCTAAATTCGATGGCGCCAGTATCTCCCTGATATACGAAAATGATATGCTCACCCGCGGCGCAACCCGCGGCGATGGCGTTGCAGGGGAAGACATCACCAATAATATCAAACAGATACGCACCATCCCGCTTTCTGCTAAATTCTCCAACTATGGCATTCAGCAAATAGAAATACGTGGTGAAGTACTGATCAATAAAAATACCTTCAAGGCTTTCAACGAAAAAAGAATCGCTGAAAACCTGCCACCACTGGCCAACCCACGCAATGCGGCCTCAGGATCGCTGCGCATGAAAGACACCGCAGAAGTAGCCAAACGCGGACTGGAAGCCTTCCTCTATCACATGAGCTATCATACCATGGAAACAGGCAAACAGGAACCAGCCCAACTGCTCACCCACAGCGGTACGCTCGACCTCCTGAATACACTCGGTTTCAGAAGTCCGGCCAAAGAAAAGAAAGTGGTGAAAGGCGTACAAGCCGTCATCGACTACGTACTCCATTTCGAAAACGAAAGAGACAACCTCCCTTACGAAATCGACGGCATGGTGATCAAAGTCAATGACTACGCGCTGCAGGATAAACTCGGCATGACCACCCACCACCCGCGCTGGGCTATTGCCTATAAGTTCAAGGCCCGCCAGTCTACCAGCAAATTGCGCGCAGTGGAATTCCAGGTTGGCCGTACCGGCTCCATTACGCCTGTTGCTAAAATTGATCCCGTTCATATCGGCGGCGTAACCGTGTCTTCTATTTCGCTGTTTAATGAAGATGTTATCCGCGAGAAAGATCTTAAACTAGGCGATACCGTCCTGGTAGAAAGAGCCGGTGATGTGATCCCCTACATCGTGAAATCCAATGCAGATATGCGCGATGGCAGCGAAACGGAAATCGTATTCCCTACGCATTGCCCGGTATGCCACGACAAACTCTTCAAACCCGAAGGGGAAAGCGTTTGGCGTTGTGTGAATATCAATTGCGAAGCCCAGGTAGTAGAACGTATCATCCACTTCGTCAGCAAAGACGCCATGGATATCAAGAGCTTCGGGGAAAGCAATGTGCGTAAGTTTTTCACCATGCACCTGCTGAAAGATATTCCCGGAATCTACCAGCTGGACTTTGATAAAATCGGCACCCTGGAAGGATTTGGGAAGAAATCCCTCAGCAACCTGCAAACAGCTATTGAACAATCCAAGACACAACCGATACACCGGCTCATCTTTGGTTTAGGTATCCGCTATGTTGGGGAAACTACCGCCAAAACCTTAGCCAATGCAGTTTCCAATGTAATGGACCTGAAAAACTTCACAGAAGAACAGATCCTGGCACTGGAAGATATCGGTCCTAAAGTGGCTGGCTCTATCCTGCAGTTTTTCAGTAATGAGGATAACTTACATATGCTGGAAAAGCTCGCATCGCTGGGCCTTAACCTGGAAAACACCAAAACTGCCAGCGCAGGCAGCGGAGAACTGGCCGGCCAGACATTCCTCTTTACAGGAACCCTCGCCAAACTGAAACGCAGCGAGGCAGAGGAAATGGTGGAACAGCATGGTGGCAAGATCGTCAGTGGTGTCAGTAGCAAACTCAATTATCTCATCGTAGGTGAAGATGCCGGCAGCAAACTCGAAAAGGCTAAAAAAATCAATACTATTAAGATTCTCACAGAAGATGAATTTCTGGAGATGATCAAATAA
- a CDS encoding nucleoside deaminase, whose product MDDLHFMKQALNEARKAFDEGEVPIGAVVVLNNRVIGRGYNLVEKLNDCTAHAEMIALTSAFNTLGSKYLMDATLYVTVEPCLMCAGALYWSKIGRIVYAAADDKNSYRRATGEKSPFHPKTKLEQGPCKEESLTLMKTFFESRR is encoded by the coding sequence ATGGATGATCTGCATTTTATGAAACAGGCGCTGAATGAAGCCCGTAAAGCCTTTGATGAAGGCGAAGTTCCTATCGGCGCCGTGGTGGTTTTAAATAACCGTGTTATAGGCAGAGGATATAATCTCGTAGAAAAATTAAATGATTGTACCGCTCACGCGGAGATGATCGCACTAACATCTGCATTCAATACCTTAGGTAGCAAATACCTGATGGATGCCACCCTGTATGTAACAGTAGAACCTTGCCTGATGTGCGCCGGAGCGCTCTACTGGAGTAAGATAGGAAGAATAGTTTATGCTGCCGCAGATGATAAAAATAGTTACAGAAGAGCTACCGGAGAGAAATCTCCCTTTCATCCGAAAACCAAACTGGAGCAAGGTCCTTGTAAAGAAGAGAGCCTTACCCTGATGAAAACGTTCTTCGAATCCAGGAGGTAA
- a CDS encoding SPFH domain-containing protein, which yields MPFVPYFLAFLILLVVLSCFVTVQQGTIAVTTIFGKYNRILFPGLNFKVPVIEKVFKRVSIQNRSVELEFQAITIDQANVYFKAMLLYSVWNQEEETIKNVAFKFMDERSFMQALVRTIEGSIRGFVATKRQSEVLGLRRDITEHVKEQIDKTLEDWGYHLQDLQMNDITFDEAIMKSMAQVVASNNLKAAAENEGQALLITKTKAAEADGNAIKIAAEAERQAAQLRGMGVALFREEVAKGMTMAAKEMQQANLDTSVILFSMWTEAIKHFAENGKGNVIFLDGSSEGMEHSMKQMMGMHSLMEPEQPKK from the coding sequence ATGCCATTCGTACCTTATTTTTTAGCATTCCTTATTCTGTTGGTGGTGCTGTCGTGTTTTGTCACGGTGCAGCAGGGAACCATCGCTGTAACCACGATCTTCGGTAAATACAACCGCATCCTTTTTCCTGGCCTTAACTTTAAAGTACCTGTGATTGAAAAAGTTTTCAAGCGTGTTTCCATTCAGAACCGTTCAGTAGAACTGGAATTCCAGGCGATCACCATCGACCAGGCCAACGTATACTTTAAAGCAATGCTGTTGTATTCCGTATGGAACCAGGAAGAAGAAACCATCAAAAATGTGGCCTTCAAATTCATGGACGAAAGAAGCTTCATGCAGGCGCTCGTACGTACCATTGAAGGTTCTATCCGTGGTTTTGTTGCTACTAAAAGACAGTCGGAAGTATTGGGTCTTCGCAGAGATATTACAGAACACGTAAAAGAACAGATCGATAAAACGCTGGAGGACTGGGGATATCACCTGCAGGATCTTCAGATGAACGATATCACTTTTGATGAGGCCATTATGAAATCAATGGCACAGGTGGTAGCTTCCAATAACCTGAAAGCCGCTGCTGAAAACGAAGGTCAGGCCTTACTGATCACCAAAACCAAAGCTGCCGAAGCGGATGGTAATGCCATCAAAATTGCTGCAGAAGCAGAACGTCAGGCGGCGCAGCTGCGCGGTATGGGTGTTGCCCTCTTCCGTGAAGAAGTGGCCAAAGGTATGACCATGGCTGCTAAAGAAATGCAGCAGGCTAACCTGGATACCTCAGTTATCCTCTTCTCTATGTGGACGGAAGCCATCAAGCACTTTGCTGAAAACGGCAAAGGTAACGTGATCTTCCTGGATGGTTCTTCCGAAGGAATGGAGCATTCCATGAAACAGATGATGGGTATGCATTCGCTGATGGAACCGGAACAACCAAAGAAATAG
- a CDS encoding LuxR C-terminal-related transcriptional regulator: MQTASDLGQNFSLSALQKENDQLKKRVQWLEGILHHAPAMLYSYDNNKKTITWCNQALAEAFGYTPEEMAGLGMDFFRNVMHPDDFKLASVAQQSFRNNKRQFGGVARIKKKGDSVYRWLLGLEVPFTHNENGEVVEIICAFLDLTGAIDTNVALADALSEILRRQNENLLNKLTAREKDILALAVQGLNNKEIATSLNLSRYTVETHRKNIRLKLKVRNSTELVSLARKIGFQ; the protein is encoded by the coding sequence ATGCAGACAGCCTCTGACTTAGGGCAAAACTTTTCCCTCTCCGCCTTGCAAAAGGAGAACGATCAATTAAAGAAGCGCGTGCAATGGCTGGAAGGTATCCTGCATCATGCGCCTGCCATGCTTTACAGTTATGATAATAACAAGAAAACTATAACCTGGTGTAATCAGGCATTGGCAGAAGCTTTTGGTTATACGCCAGAGGAAATGGCGGGCCTGGGGATGGATTTTTTCAGAAATGTAATGCACCCGGATGATTTTAAGCTGGCCAGTGTAGCGCAGCAATCTTTCCGGAATAATAAGCGACAGTTTGGAGGTGTAGCCCGTATAAAAAAGAAAGGAGATTCGGTATACCGCTGGTTATTGGGTCTGGAAGTTCCTTTTACACATAATGAAAATGGAGAAGTAGTAGAGATTATCTGTGCTTTCCTGGACCTGACCGGTGCTATCGATACCAATGTAGCCCTTGCCGACGCCTTATCAGAGATATTGCGCAGGCAGAATGAGAACCTGTTGAATAAGTTAACCGCACGCGAAAAGGATATCCTTGCTCTTGCCGTTCAGGGACTGAATAATAAAGAAATAGCCACTTCGTTGAACCTTAGCCGTTATACAGTAGAAACCCACCGGAAAAACATCCGGTTAAAGCTTAAAGTAAGGAATAGTACAGAGTTGGTATCCCTGGCCCGGAAAATTGGTTTTCAATAG
- a CDS encoding superoxide dismutase, with translation MAFTLPSLPYATDALEPHIDKLTMEIHHGKHHQAYVDNLNKAIAGTDNENKSLEELVANAGKISPAVRNNGGGHWNHSFFWTSLAPNAGGQPTGKLADAINSTFGSFDAFKEKFNAAGATRFGSGWAWLLVKDGKLEISSTPNQDNPLMDVAEVKGTPILGVDVWEHAYYLKYQNRRPEYLAAFWNVVDWKTIGERFEKA, from the coding sequence ATGGCATTTACACTTCCGAGCTTACCATACGCTACAGACGCGTTAGAACCACATATCGACAAACTGACTATGGAAATCCACCATGGCAAGCACCACCAGGCTTATGTTGACAACCTGAACAAGGCTATCGCCGGTACAGACAACGAAAACAAATCCCTGGAAGAACTGGTAGCTAACGCTGGTAAGATCTCTCCTGCTGTTAGAAATAACGGCGGCGGTCACTGGAATCACAGCTTCTTCTGGACCAGCCTGGCTCCTAACGCTGGCGGACAACCTACCGGTAAACTGGCTGATGCAATTAACAGCACCTTCGGTTCTTTCGACGCCTTCAAAGAAAAATTCAACGCTGCCGGCGCTACCCGCTTCGGTTCAGGTTGGGCATGGCTCCTCGTGAAAGATGGTAAACTGGAAATCTCTTCCACTCCTAACCAGGACAACCCACTGATGGATGTTGCCGAAGTAAAAGGTACTCCTATCCTCGGTGTGGACGTTTGGGAACACGCTTACTACCTGAAATATCAGAACCGTCGCCCGGAATACCTGGCTGCCTTCTGGAACGTGGTAGACTGGAAAACTATCGGCGAGCGCTTCGAAAAAGCTTAA